Within the Rosa rugosa chromosome 2, drRosRugo1.1, whole genome shotgun sequence genome, the region TGGCAATTCATGTGCtccttcctttctctctctcaaagtTGCACTCGTCTAATTATCTACCTCGGCCTTGACAAAACAACACGACCGATGCATCCATCAGAGTCACTGCAAAAGAAAACCAATTAAATAATATGTAAAGAGAAATCAGACAAAGCTAGCAACACACCAACTCGTCCTATATATACTCACAACCTCACTTCCACATTCCACCCCAACCAatacaaaaccaaaaccccttCGAGTTACCTTGCCTTTCCTTCATAATTAACTTTCAATCTTCAACCTTTCCCCAATAGGAATGTGGACATTTCCTTCTTGAAACCGACCTGAGCCTTTTTCACATTTAAAGTTCCATGCTTATGTTCACAATTCCAAAGCTTTCTCTAAACACACAGACCAAGTTACCAACCCACCTTAATCTGCTCAGTCACCCAAAAGCAAGTTTCCACATTCTAACAATGAAAAATAGCAACCATGCATGTTAGCCTCCATTTCCACAACTAGCTCACTCTTTCAACTCCATACTTCTTTGCTCTAATTTCCACTCATATTGTACTAGGATTTAGACGCATATCACTGTCATGGAAGCCTTTCATCCCTCTCTAGCATTTCCCTTCTCATACATCTTTAGCACTGCTACTACCGCTGGACCTAGTGCTTCGCTTGCTAACACCATATCAAGTGATCCATGGATGGACCCTAGAATATGGAGTAGACTCCCACGCCAGCTTCTCGATCGCGTTATCGCCTTTCTTCCACCGCCTGCCTTCTTTCGAGCTCGGTGTGTCTGTAAGAGATGGTATGGCCTCTTGTTCACCAATGCCTTCCTCGAGTTGTACATCCAGCTCACTCATCGCCAGCGCCATTGGTTCCTCTTCTTCAAGCAAAAGAGCCCCAAGAACAGCTACATTTACAGGAATGGAGGGAACAGTAGTAACACTGCTAACATTTGTGAAGGGTACCTCTTTGACCCTTATGAGCTTGCATGGTACCGCCTCTCTTTTCCTCTTGTTCCGTCTGGGTTCTCTCCATGTGCTTCTTCAGGTGGTTTGATCTGTTGGGTTTCTGAAGAGGCTGGTCCAAAGAGTCTCATTCTCTCCAACCCAATTGTTGGTTCTTTGACCCAATTACCTCCAACTCTGAGGTCAAGGCTCTGCCCTTCCATAGGCCTAAGTGTCACCCCTACATCGATTGATGTCACTGTTGCTGGAGATGACATGATCTCTCCATATGCTGTGAAGAACTTGACTTCTGAAAGCTTCCACATAGATGGTGGTGGGTTTTTCTCACTGTGGGGAATCAACTCTTCTCTGCCAAGGCTTTGTAGTTTTGAGTCAGGAAGAATGGTTCATCTTCATGGAAGACTCTACTCCATGAACTACAGCCCTTTCAGTGTCTTGGCCTATGATGTGGCAGCAAACAATTGGTGGAAGATTCAGGCTCCCATGAGAAGGTTTCTGAGGTTTCCAAGCTTGGTGGAGAGCAGTGGAAAGCTGCTGTTGGTTGCTGCTGTTGAGAAGAGCAGGCTGAATGTGCCTAaaagcttgaggatttggggattGCAGTCTTGTGGAACAACTTGGTTTGAGATGGAGAGAATGCCACAGCAGCTTTATGTTCAGTTTGCAGCGATCGAAAACGGAAACGGGTTCCATTGTGTTGGCCATGGAGAGTTCATTATTATCATGATTCCGGGTTCCGGTAAGGCTTTACTGTTTGACATGTGCAGGAAACTGTGGCAATGGGTTCCTCCATGCCCTTATGTTCAATATGGTGGTGGGGGTGATGGTGATTTGCATGGTTTTGCGTATGAACCAAGACTTGCTACACCAGTCACTGTGCTTCTGGATCAGTTGACTAATCCATTCCAGTCTTTTAGTGTGGTTAACTAGGAAGTTTCTACTTGGTATGTAATCCTAGTATCTAGCGGTTTGAAAACCAGTGGTTGTGAATTGTGATGGTAGGAGCTACTTGTCAGAATTTCAAGTGATGTACTATGTTATTTTCTGCAACTCTGTTTTCCCAGGTCTGTAAAATGTAGGGATAATTTGCATGACTATTATATGAAAATCCCTGAATGTAATCAGACTGAATCCAAGTTGCTGGTAAGTTTGGAGTTATTAGTTTCAAGTTATTTCTCATAATTCACAACAATATATTGAAGCCTGTGGCTAGCTTGTTCATGGTTCTCATTACACCACATCGACGGTCGAATATATTGGCATTcttgagcttcttttttagaGTAGTTAAGTGAATAGATCAACTGATCAAGTAAAGCAAATGTTGCAACCAAACAGCCAGCCCCCTTTTACATCCTTAAGTAGCTAGAGGTAAAACATTTGCAACTTTAAGGCTTAAAGCTAAAAGTAAGCCCCTCTCGTTTTGGTATTGCCTGAACATTTAATGTGACCGTCTTATTACAAATCCAAGCTTTACTTTGTACCGTTGAGTTAACTATCAGAAGATTGATAACAATTGAAACCATGCTAAAGATAATAGATGCCTTTGCATACAATAAACCTGTAGCCCTTATTGATGGGGTACAACATTTGGGTCAATTTCCACTGTTTTGGACAGGTAGAATTTACAGTCACATTTATAAGGTTTTGCAGAGATGATAATTGTACATAGAATCAAATGAAAGAACCTTGCTTAAGCGCTTTCATATATATGCTGGTACGTAAAATACAGTATTGAAagagtagaaaaaaaaaaggtcagtaACTACAGAAAAATCAAGAGACTAGATACTGTATCTTCTTCCAGGACTAGTGTGTTCCCTTGGTAACTGGGGCCTTCGTATTATTTGCCACCAACATCAATACCAAAACAAAAAGCTTTTCTGCCATTAAAGCCCCTTCATGAAGTTGATGAGTGCATA harbors:
- the LOC133734609 gene encoding protein UNUSUAL FLORAL ORGANS; translation: MEAFHPSLAFPFSYIFSTATTAGPSASLANTISSDPWMDPRIWSRLPRQLLDRVIAFLPPPAFFRARCVCKRWYGLLFTNAFLELYIQLTHRQRHWFLFFKQKSPKNSYIYRNGGNSSNTANICEGYLFDPYELAWYRLSFPLVPSGFSPCASSGGLICWVSEEAGPKSLILSNPIVGSLTQLPPTLRSRLCPSIGLSVTPTSIDVTVAGDDMISPYAVKNLTSESFHIDGGGFFSLWGINSSLPRLCSFESGRMVHLHGRLYSMNYSPFSVLAYDVAANNWWKIQAPMRRFLRFPSLVESSGKLLLVAAVEKSRLNVPKSLRIWGLQSCGTTWFEMERMPQQLYVQFAAIENGNGFHCVGHGEFIIIMIPGSGKALLFDMCRKLWQWVPPCPYVQYGGGGDGDLHGFAYEPRLATPVTVLLDQLTNPFQSFSVVN